A DNA window from Lutra lutra chromosome 8, mLutLut1.2, whole genome shotgun sequence contains the following coding sequences:
- the KRR1 gene encoding KRR1 small subunit processome component homolog isoform X2 — protein MDSSTSGNTGSNSKMASSSFSGRAIADGKSEFRKKKPKPDNRDESELLTVPDGWKEPAFSKEDNPRGLLEESSFATLFPKYREAYLKECWPLVQKALNEHHISATLDLIEGSMTVCTTKKTFDPYIIIRARDLIKLLARSVSFEQAVRILQDDVACDIIKIGSLVRNKERFVKRRQRLIGPKGSTLKALELLTNCYIMVQGNTVSVIGPFSGLKETLMIKRELAKDSELRSQSWERFLPQFKHKNVNKRKEPKKKTVKKEYTPFPPPQPESQIDKELASGEYFLKASQKKRQKMEAIKAKQAEALSKRQEERNKAFIPPKEKPVVKPKEASTENKIDVAAIKEKVKKAKNKKLGALSAEEVKLKLEADEKKKKKK, from the exons ATGGACAGTTCCACTTCCGGTAACACCGGAAGCAATTCGAAGATGGCGTCCTCCTCTTTCAGCGGACGAGCTATCGCGGACGGGAAAAGTGAGTTTCGTAAGAAAAAGCCGAAGCCGGACAACCGAG ATGAATCAGAACTCCTCACTGTTCCTGATGGTTGGAAGGAACCagctttttccaaagaagacaatcCCAGAGGACTCTTGGAGGAGAGCAGTTTTGCAACTTTGTTCCCAAAATATAGGGAAGCTTACTTGAAAGAGTGCTGGCCATTGGTACAGAAAGCCTTGAATGAACAT CATATTAGTGCAACCCTGGACCTGATCGAGGGCAGTATGACTGTCTGTACAACAAAGAAGACTTTTGATCCATATATCATCATTAGAGCCAGAGACCTAATAAAACTTTTAGCAAGGAGTGTTTCATTTGAACAG GCAGTACGAATTCTTCAGGATGATGTTGCGTGTGACATCATTAAAATAGGTTCTTtagtgagaaataaagaaagatttGTAAAAAGAAGACAACGCCTCATTGGTCCCAAAGGATCTACATTGAAG GCTTTGGAACTCTTAACAAACTGTTATATTATGGTTCAGGGAAACACGGTTTCGGTCATTGGACCTTTTAGTGGCTTAAAAGAG ACCTTAATGATCAAACGAGAGTTGGCAAAAGATTCTGAATTAAGATCACAAAGTTGGGAAAGATTTTTGCCACAGTTCAAGCACAAGAATGTGAATAAACGCAAGGaaccaaagaaaaaaactgtcaagAAAGAGTACACACCATTCCCACCACCACAACCAGAAAGTCAG ATTGATAAAGAATTGGCTAGTGGTGAATATTTTCTGAAGGCAAGTCAAAAGAAGCGACAGAAAATGGAAGCCATAAAG GCTAAACAAGCAGAAGCTCTTAGTAAGagacaagaggaaagaaacaaagctttTATTCCACCTAAAGAAAAACCAGTTGTGAAACCAAAGGAAG cttctactgaaaataaaattgatgtcGCCGCCATCAAGGAAAAGGTTAAGAAAGCAAAGAATAAGAAACTGGGAGCTCTTTCAGCTGAAGAAGTTAAGCTTAAATTGGAAgcggatgaaaaaaaaaagaaaaaaaagtaa
- the KRR1 gene encoding KRR1 small subunit processome component homolog isoform X1: MDSSTSGNTGSNSKMASSSFSGRAIADGKSEFRKKKPKPDNRDESELLTVPDGWKEPAFSKEDNPRGLLEESSFATLFPKYREAYLKECWPLVQKALNEHHISATLDLIEGSMTVCTTKKTFDPYIIIRARDLIKLLARSVSFEQAVRILQDDVACDIIKIGSLVRNKERFVKRRQRLIGPKGSTLKALELLTNCYIMVQGNTVSVIGPFSGLKEVRKVVLDTMKNIHPIYNIKTLMIKRELAKDSELRSQSWERFLPQFKHKNVNKRKEPKKKTVKKEYTPFPPPQPESQIDKELASGEYFLKASQKKRQKMEAIKAKQAEALSKRQEERNKAFIPPKEKPVVKPKEASTENKIDVAAIKEKVKKAKNKKLGALSAEEVKLKLEADEKKKKKK, translated from the exons ATGGACAGTTCCACTTCCGGTAACACCGGAAGCAATTCGAAGATGGCGTCCTCCTCTTTCAGCGGACGAGCTATCGCGGACGGGAAAAGTGAGTTTCGTAAGAAAAAGCCGAAGCCGGACAACCGAG ATGAATCAGAACTCCTCACTGTTCCTGATGGTTGGAAGGAACCagctttttccaaagaagacaatcCCAGAGGACTCTTGGAGGAGAGCAGTTTTGCAACTTTGTTCCCAAAATATAGGGAAGCTTACTTGAAAGAGTGCTGGCCATTGGTACAGAAAGCCTTGAATGAACAT CATATTAGTGCAACCCTGGACCTGATCGAGGGCAGTATGACTGTCTGTACAACAAAGAAGACTTTTGATCCATATATCATCATTAGAGCCAGAGACCTAATAAAACTTTTAGCAAGGAGTGTTTCATTTGAACAG GCAGTACGAATTCTTCAGGATGATGTTGCGTGTGACATCATTAAAATAGGTTCTTtagtgagaaataaagaaagatttGTAAAAAGAAGACAACGCCTCATTGGTCCCAAAGGATCTACATTGAAG GCTTTGGAACTCTTAACAAACTGTTATATTATGGTTCAGGGAAACACGGTTTCGGTCATTGGACCTTTTAGTGGCTTAAAAGAG GTTCGAAAAGTAGTTCTAGATACTATGAAGAATATTCATCCAATTTATAACATTAAA ACCTTAATGATCAAACGAGAGTTGGCAAAAGATTCTGAATTAAGATCACAAAGTTGGGAAAGATTTTTGCCACAGTTCAAGCACAAGAATGTGAATAAACGCAAGGaaccaaagaaaaaaactgtcaagAAAGAGTACACACCATTCCCACCACCACAACCAGAAAGTCAG ATTGATAAAGAATTGGCTAGTGGTGAATATTTTCTGAAGGCAAGTCAAAAGAAGCGACAGAAAATGGAAGCCATAAAG GCTAAACAAGCAGAAGCTCTTAGTAAGagacaagaggaaagaaacaaagctttTATTCCACCTAAAGAAAAACCAGTTGTGAAACCAAAGGAAG cttctactgaaaataaaattgatgtcGCCGCCATCAAGGAAAAGGTTAAGAAAGCAAAGAATAAGAAACTGGGAGCTCTTTCAGCTGAAGAAGTTAAGCTTAAATTGGAAgcggatgaaaaaaaaaagaaaaaaaagtaa